The proteins below are encoded in one region of Pleuronectes platessa chromosome 14, fPlePla1.1, whole genome shotgun sequence:
- the gpr143 gene encoding G-protein coupled receptor 143, with protein sequence MASPRLETFCCPNRDAATDFVVSFQPVLFGALSLGSAALSLLFAVLQILPKRKGYRRLGQYPLPRPASSSRILFIISVCDILGCTGIILRSSLWLGLPNIVDQISVANNTEVWPEVFCVGSAMWIQLFFSASFWWTFCYAVDVFLVVKTSAGISTIILYHMITWGLAVLLCVEGVAMLYYPSISDCEQGLQHAIPHYVTTYAPMLLVLTANPIFFNRTLSAVTSLLKGRQGIYTENERKLANDIKIRFFKMMLVFFICWVPNIINESLLFYLEMQTDINDNSLRNVRNAALITWFIMGILNPMQAFLNTLAFHGWTGCDIDLSMQRRRELPWDSLSTSVPNGASHNPVVGTTLLYQSHVQEAKKSMTGSGQHHSDAISVLSEGSESSTVELHISSEQRDYEDIDADGESLEN encoded by the exons ATGGCATCCCCCCGGCTGGAGACCTTCTGCTGCCCGAACCGGGACGCGGCGACGGACTTCGTGGTCTCCTTCCAGCCGGTGCTGTTCGGCGCTCTGAGTCTGGGCAGCGCCGCGCTCAGCCTCCTGTTCGCCGTGCTCCAAATCCTGCCCAAACGCAAAGGCTACAGGAGACTGGGACAGTATCCTCTGCCGAGGCCTGCGTCCTCCTCGCGGATATTGTTCATCATCAGCGTGTGTGACATACTGGGATGCACAG GTATCATCCTGAGGTCGTCGCTGTGGCTCGGCCTTCCCAACATCGTGGACCAGATCTCAGTGGCCAACAACACTGAGGTCTGGCCTGAAGTCTTCTGCGTCGGCAGCGCG ATGTGGATCCAGCTGTTTTTCAGCGCCTCTTTTTGGTGGACCTTCTGCTACGCTGTTGACGTCTTCCTGGTGGTGAAGACATCGGCAGGAATCAG CACCATCATCCTCTACCACATGATTACATGGGGTCtggctgtgctgctgtgtgtcgAAGGAGTGGCCATGCTCTACTACCCCTCCATCTCCGA TTGTGAGCAAGGCCTGCAGCACGCCATCCCTCACTACGTCACCACGTACGCGCCCATGCTGCTCGTCCTCACAGCCAACCCCATCTTCTTCAACAGGACCTTATCAGCAG TGACATCTTTACTAAAAGGACGACAGGGAATCTACACAGAAAACGAGAGGAAGCTGGCCAACGATATAAAAATACGCTTCTTCAAGATGATGCTGGTGTTCTTTATATG CTGGGTTCCCAACATCATCAACGAGAGCCTCCTCTTCTACCTGGAGATGCAGACGGACATCAATGACAACAGTCTGAGGAACGTCCGAAACGCAGCCCTCATCACATGGTTCATCATG GGAATCCTGAACCCCATGCAGGCCTTCCTCAACACCCTGGCCTTCCACGGCTGGACGGGCTGCGACATCGACCTCAGCATGCAGCGGAGGAGGGAGCTGCCCTGGGACTCGCTCTCCACTTCGGTGCCCAACGGCGCCAGCCACAACCCCGTGGTGGGAACGACCCTGCTCTACCAGAGCCACGTCCAGGAGGCCAAGAAGAGCATGACGGGCAGCGGGCAGCACCACTCCGACGCCATCAGTGTCCTCTCAGAAG